From Pandoraea vervacti, the proteins below share one genomic window:
- a CDS encoding hydroxymethylglutaryl-CoA lyase, giving the protein MSASHLPQRVKVVEVGPRDGLQNEKQPVPTDIKIALVDRLSAAGFANIEATSFVSPKWVPQMADGAEVMAGITRRPGTIYSVLTPNMRGFEGAVAAKADEVVIFAAASEAFSQRNINCSIEESITRFEPVARAAKDAGLRLRGSISCALGCPYQGEVPVANVVDVVKRLAALGCDEIDIADTIGVGTPSRTREVMEACAKVFPIERLSGHFHDTYGQATANIYAALLSGISIFHSSVAGLGGCPYAKGATGNVATEDVLYLLQGLGIETGIDLDAVVHTGDFISQAIGRPNASRVGRAMLAKMKDAATSA; this is encoded by the coding sequence ATGTCCGCATCTCATCTGCCGCAACGTGTGAAAGTGGTCGAAGTCGGCCCGCGCGACGGTCTGCAAAACGAAAAGCAGCCCGTGCCCACCGACATCAAGATCGCGCTGGTCGACCGGCTTTCGGCCGCCGGCTTTGCCAATATCGAAGCGACCTCCTTCGTGTCGCCGAAGTGGGTGCCGCAGATGGCCGACGGCGCCGAAGTCATGGCCGGTATCACGCGTCGTCCGGGCACAATCTACTCGGTGCTCACGCCCAATATGCGCGGCTTCGAAGGCGCCGTTGCCGCGAAGGCGGACGAAGTGGTCATCTTCGCCGCGGCGAGCGAAGCCTTCTCGCAACGCAATATCAACTGCTCCATCGAAGAGAGCATCACGCGCTTCGAGCCGGTCGCGCGCGCCGCGAAGGACGCCGGTCTGCGTTTGCGCGGCAGCATTTCTTGCGCACTCGGCTGTCCCTACCAGGGCGAAGTGCCCGTCGCGAACGTGGTCGACGTCGTGAAGCGCCTCGCCGCGCTCGGGTGCGACGAAATCGATATTGCCGACACCATCGGCGTCGGCACGCCCTCGCGCACGCGTGAAGTCATGGAAGCTTGCGCAAAGGTGTTCCCCATCGAACGCCTCTCGGGCCATTTTCACGACACCTATGGTCAGGCGACCGCGAACATTTACGCCGCGCTCCTCTCGGGCATCTCGATTTTCCACTCGTCTGTCGCCGGGCTCGGCGGCTGCCCGTACGCCAAGGGGGCGACCGGCAACGTGGCGACGGAAGACGTGCTGTATCTGCTGCAAGGACTGGGCATCGAGACCGGCATCGATCTCGACGCGGTGGTTCACACCGGGGACTTCATCTCGCAGGCCATTGGTCGCCCGAATGCGTCGCGCGTGGGCCGGGCGATGCTTGCCAAGATGAAGGACGCTGCGACGAGCGCCTGA
- a CDS encoding YbaK/EbsC family protein: MSETPQIPESANEHELPEGARHVARLLAGMGHDQPIVLLPATGKTSAEAAAGLGCEVAQIAKSIIFRRAADDTPVLVIASGVNRVDEKKVAAQVGELARADARFVKEKTGYSIGGVSPIGHVVSPVTLIDEDLLKLASLWAAAGHPHAVFNLTPQQLVAMTGAPVVDVALRS, translated from the coding sequence ATGAGCGAAACGCCCCAGATCCCTGAATCCGCCAACGAGCACGAGCTTCCCGAAGGCGCGCGGCATGTCGCGCGACTGCTCGCCGGCATGGGCCACGATCAGCCTATCGTGCTGCTGCCCGCCACCGGCAAGACGTCGGCCGAAGCCGCCGCAGGGCTCGGTTGCGAAGTCGCCCAGATTGCCAAATCGATCATCTTTCGCCGCGCGGCGGACGACACGCCGGTGCTGGTCATTGCCAGCGGCGTCAACCGTGTGGACGAGAAGAAGGTCGCCGCGCAGGTCGGTGAACTCGCACGCGCCGACGCGCGCTTCGTCAAGGAAAAGACCGGGTATTCGATTGGCGGCGTGAGCCCGATCGGGCACGTGGTCTCACCGGTGACGCTGATCGACGAAGACCTGCTCAAACTCGCCAGCTTGTGGGCCGCCGCCGGGCATCCGCACGCCGTGTTCAACCTCACACCGCAGCAGTTGGTGGCCATGACGGGCGCGCCGGTCGTCGACGTCGCGCTTCGCAGCTAG
- a CDS encoding helix-turn-helix domain-containing protein: protein MDTNLFRFGRHLAGLRKKYNWAQDKLALESGLARSYLSGVERGKRNISLRNICILADTLGLPPHELLAFDSSGSMAADTGVAAPCDPYPSLNRAMQKLSDRDQAWMADLVRTLSLRLGHGVLRDE from the coding sequence ATGGACACCAATTTATTCCGATTCGGCAGACACCTCGCCGGTTTGCGCAAGAAATACAACTGGGCGCAGGACAAGCTTGCCCTGGAGAGTGGTCTTGCGCGTTCCTATCTGAGTGGTGTCGAGCGTGGCAAACGCAATATCTCGCTGCGCAACATCTGCATTCTGGCTGACACGTTGGGGCTACCGCCGCACGAACTGCTCGCGTTCGATTCGTCTGGCAGCATGGCGGCCGATACCGGTGTCGCGGCACCTTGCGATCCGTATCCGTCACTCAATCGCGCAATGCAAAAACTGTCGGATCGGGATCAGGCGTGGATGGCCGATCTCGTGCGTACGCTGAGCTTGCGTCTGGGCCACGGCGTGTTACGCGACGAATGA
- a CDS encoding MaoC family dehydratase, translating to MGKIVAVGETFSATHHFSPDSIREFSTLAHDFNPLHLDAEYAAADPRFGGLIASGTQQMSYLAALLATHYAKTAQPLGLEFDMKLRRAVHAGDDITVRWTVTDSLWKEKLVGDIVSLDGEAVNQRGETVIAATAKILVCPKPS from the coding sequence ATGGGAAAAATCGTTGCCGTCGGCGAGACATTCTCCGCCACCCACCATTTCTCGCCGGATTCGATTCGCGAGTTCTCCACCCTCGCTCACGACTTCAACCCCCTGCATCTCGACGCCGAGTACGCCGCTGCCGATCCGCGTTTTGGCGGACTGATCGCGTCGGGCACGCAGCAGATGTCCTACCTCGCCGCGCTGCTCGCCACGCACTACGCCAAAACGGCGCAACCGCTCGGACTAGAGTTCGACATGAAGCTGCGCCGCGCCGTGCACGCGGGCGACGACATCACGGTGCGCTGGACCGTCACCGACAGCCTGTGGAAGGAGAAGCTCGTAGGCGACATCGTTTCGCTCGATGGCGAGGCCGTCAACCAGCGCGGCGAGACCGTGATCGCAGCCACCGCCAAGATTCTCGTGTGCCCCAAACCCTCGTGA
- a CDS encoding 2-hydroxyacid dehydrogenase yields MDILIYSPDGKTAAYESGLAEHLPQANIRGWQPGDTAPADYLVLWKPNAEVLQPRERLKAIFNLGAGVDSVLGTGGEGAQRLPAGVPLVRLEDAGMADQMAQYVSAAALRYFRRLDDFDAQQAQAQWKFQKPNRLSDFPIAVLGYGTLGAHVAKALKTFGFPVRAWSRSERQDDSGVALFHGDAGFDACVGGARILVNLLPLTPQTVDVLNANLFAKLAQGAFLINVARGAHLVEADLLAALESGQIAGATLDVFRTEPLPADHPFWHAPRITVTPHISALTLRDETVAQIAGKIAAMARGEAITGIVDLARGY; encoded by the coding sequence ATGGACATCCTCATCTATTCCCCCGACGGCAAGACGGCCGCTTACGAGAGCGGTCTCGCCGAGCATTTGCCGCAGGCCAACATTCGCGGCTGGCAGCCGGGCGACACCGCCCCGGCAGACTATCTGGTGTTGTGGAAGCCAAACGCCGAAGTGCTGCAACCCCGTGAGCGTCTGAAGGCGATCTTCAACCTCGGCGCGGGGGTGGACAGCGTGCTCGGCACCGGTGGCGAAGGTGCGCAACGCCTGCCCGCCGGCGTGCCGCTCGTGCGTCTGGAAGACGCCGGCATGGCCGATCAGATGGCGCAGTACGTCAGCGCCGCCGCGCTGCGTTACTTCCGCCGGCTCGACGATTTCGACGCCCAGCAGGCGCAAGCCCAATGGAAATTCCAGAAACCGAACCGTCTGTCGGACTTTCCGATTGCCGTGCTGGGTTACGGCACGCTCGGTGCGCACGTCGCCAAAGCCCTGAAGACGTTCGGCTTTCCGGTGCGCGCATGGAGCCGCAGCGAGCGTCAGGACGACAGCGGCGTCGCGCTGTTTCACGGCGACGCGGGTTTCGACGCCTGTGTCGGCGGCGCGCGCATTCTCGTCAACCTGCTGCCGCTCACGCCACAAACGGTGGACGTGCTCAATGCGAACCTGTTCGCCAAACTGGCGCAGGGCGCGTTCCTGATCAATGTCGCGCGCGGCGCGCATCTGGTCGAAGCGGACCTGCTCGCCGCGCTCGAAAGCGGTCAGATCGCGGGCGCCACGCTCGATGTGTTCCGCACCGAACCGCTGCCGGCCGATCATCCGTTCTGGCATGCGCCACGGATTACCGTCACGCCGCATATCTCGGCACTGACGCTGCGCGACGAGACGGTTGCCCAGATCGCAGGCAAGATCGCGGCCATGGCGCGTGGCGAAGCGATCACCGGCATCGTCGATCTCGCGCGCGGGTACTGA
- a CDS encoding YaeQ family protein — MALKATIYKAEVQITDLDRHYYATHNLTIARHPSETDERMMVRVLAFMLYAGERLSFGKGISTADEPDLWEHDFGGDIVRWIDVGQPDARRLVKAAGRAQHVDVIAYGGKPAAVWWQTTLKDVNRLSNLTVRMLDDESAEALTALASRTMRLQCTLQDGEVWVADDNHNFAVKLDTLRDAARD, encoded by the coding sequence ATGGCACTCAAAGCCACCATTTACAAGGCCGAGGTGCAAATCACCGACCTCGATCGCCACTACTACGCGACCCACAACCTCACGATCGCCCGCCATCCCTCGGAAACCGACGAGCGCATGATGGTGCGCGTGCTGGCCTTCATGCTGTACGCCGGCGAGCGCCTCTCGTTCGGCAAGGGCATCTCCACCGCCGACGAGCCGGACCTCTGGGAGCATGACTTCGGCGGCGACATCGTGCGCTGGATCGACGTCGGCCAGCCGGACGCCCGCCGCCTCGTCAAAGCCGCGGGCCGCGCACAGCATGTCGACGTCATCGCATACGGCGGCAAGCCGGCGGCCGTCTGGTGGCAGACGACGCTCAAGGACGTGAACCGCTTGTCGAACCTCACCGTGCGAATGCTGGACGACGAATCGGCCGAGGCGCTCACCGCGCTCGCGTCGCGCACGATGCGTCTGCAATGCACCCTTCAGGACGGCGAAGTCTGGGTGGCGGACGACAACCATAACTTCGCGGTCAAGCTCGACACGCTGCGAGACGCCGCGCGCGACTGA
- a CDS encoding DMT family transporter, translated as MANFILPLTAVLIWSANVIVNKLAVGHIFPAEIAFLRWFAAGLILTPLALPRLWRERQAFAPHMAQYATLGVLGMALYQGIAYSAAHYTSATNMGIILALLPLTTLGLAVMLLGDALSAGALVGGLLSIGGVLLVVGHGSLLHLADQGIGVGDAMMVIAMLAYAIYCVLLRKWRLPLAPLPSLYAQVMFAVIALLPFYLFSEKAGVSMDNLPALAFAAIPVSVIAPFIWMVGVARIGPRRATVVINLVPIFTALIAAFGLGEHLAFYHLVGGALILAGVALGENWHLPIRKARETMSPTVDELGSVR; from the coding sequence ATGGCCAATTTCATTCTGCCGCTGACCGCTGTGCTCATCTGGTCGGCCAACGTGATCGTCAACAAGCTTGCTGTCGGTCACATCTTTCCTGCCGAAATCGCCTTCCTGCGCTGGTTCGCGGCGGGGCTGATCCTCACGCCACTGGCGCTGCCGCGACTGTGGCGCGAGCGCCAGGCATTTGCACCGCATATGGCGCAATACGCCACGCTCGGCGTGCTCGGCATGGCGCTGTATCAAGGCATCGCGTACTCGGCGGCGCACTACACCAGCGCGACGAACATGGGCATCATTCTGGCGCTGCTGCCGCTCACCACGCTGGGGCTGGCCGTCATGCTTCTCGGCGATGCCCTGAGTGCCGGCGCGCTCGTCGGCGGCCTGCTGTCCATCGGTGGCGTGTTGCTCGTGGTGGGCCACGGTTCGCTGCTGCATCTCGCAGATCAGGGCATCGGGGTGGGCGACGCGATGATGGTCATCGCCATGCTCGCCTACGCCATCTACTGCGTGCTGCTGCGCAAGTGGCGCTTGCCGCTCGCGCCGCTGCCATCGCTTTACGCACAGGTCATGTTCGCGGTCATCGCGCTGCTGCCGTTCTACCTGTTTTCGGAAAAGGCCGGCGTCTCGATGGACAACCTGCCGGCACTCGCCTTTGCCGCCATTCCGGTGTCCGTGATTGCGCCGTTTATCTGGATGGTCGGCGTAGCGCGCATCGGCCCGCGACGCGCGACTGTCGTCATCAATCTTGTGCCGATCTTCACGGCGCTGATCGCCGCCTTCGGCCTGGGTGAACATCTCGCGTTCTACCACCTCGTGGGCGGCGCGTTGATTCTGGCAGGCGTGGCGCTCGGCGAAAACTGGCATCTGCCGATTCGCAAAGCGCGTGAAACGATGTCGCCTACCGTCGATGAGTTGGGAAGCGTCCGATAA
- a CDS encoding alpha/beta fold hydrolase codes for MPVPAPQTIDVNGYPMAYVETPAPADAVGAPLVLVHGSLCDYRYFKPNMAPLGQRRRVISVSLRHYFPEAWNGHDGVFSGEQHAEDLAAFITALGVGPVHVLGHSRGGYVALRTALLAPDTVRSLILADPGVEISGGPVQIPLDSERGNFREKALNAIEAGDVDGGLAIFIDTVSGPDTWRRMVPWFKQMVRDNARTLIGQVAEPRTPLPIDALGALHAPVLLMGGAQSPAPYPDVLNALAYAMPEARRMLIQDASHGMNLANPIAFHRAVDAFLGND; via the coding sequence ATGCCGGTTCCTGCACCGCAAACGATCGACGTCAATGGCTATCCGATGGCGTACGTCGAAACTCCCGCACCTGCCGACGCTGTCGGCGCCCCGCTAGTGCTGGTTCATGGCTCGCTCTGCGACTACCGTTACTTCAAGCCGAACATGGCCCCGCTCGGGCAACGCCGGCGCGTGATCTCGGTCAGTCTGCGTCACTATTTCCCCGAAGCGTGGAACGGTCACGACGGCGTGTTCTCCGGCGAGCAGCACGCCGAGGATCTCGCGGCGTTCATCACGGCGCTGGGGGTCGGACCTGTCCACGTGCTTGGCCATTCGCGCGGCGGCTACGTCGCCTTGCGCACCGCACTGCTCGCGCCCGATACCGTACGCTCGCTCATTCTGGCCGACCCCGGTGTGGAAATCAGCGGCGGGCCGGTGCAGATCCCGCTCGACAGCGAGCGCGGCAACTTCCGTGAGAAGGCGCTGAACGCCATCGAGGCCGGAGACGTCGATGGCGGTCTGGCGATTTTCATCGATACGGTCAGCGGTCCGGACACATGGCGACGCATGGTGCCGTGGTTCAAGCAAATGGTGCGCGACAACGCCCGTACCCTGATCGGACAGGTCGCCGAGCCGCGCACCCCATTGCCCATCGACGCGTTGGGTGCGCTGCACGCTCCGGTGCTGCTCATGGGCGGCGCACAAAGCCCCGCCCCCTATCCGGATGTGCTCAACGCCCTGGCATACGCCATGCCGGAGGCGCGTCGCATGCTGATTCAGGACGCATCGCACGGCATGAACCTGGCCAATCCGATCGCGTTCCACCGCGCGGTGGATGCCTTCCTCGGAAACGACTGA
- a CDS encoding DUF1289 domain-containing protein, translating to MMSPESSPVSSPESPVPSPCTNICRMNPATGWCSGCWRTLDEIASWSTMEEDAKRLVWSLLPARRAEHEAPPVMHRRVVARSRNPSDEDDT from the coding sequence ATGATGTCGCCCGAGTCGTCGCCTGTGTCGTCGCCTGAGTCGCCGGTGCCGTCGCCCTGCACCAACATCTGCCGCATGAACCCGGCCACGGGCTGGTGCTCGGGCTGCTGGCGCACGCTCGACGAGATCGCGTCGTGGTCGACGATGGAGGAAGACGCCAAACGCCTCGTCTGGTCGCTGCTGCCTGCACGACGCGCCGAACACGAAGCGCCGCCCGTGATGCATCGCCGCGTGGTCGCACGAAGTCGAAACCCGTCCGACGAGGACGACACCTGA
- a CDS encoding helix-turn-helix transcriptional regulator, whose amino-acid sequence MRKARGWSQEKLALESGLARSYVSGIERGRRNVALVNICVLADTLGVPTSEMLRFAQSASSATDATDAAIPDERTPLPQISRSLCKLENRDQLWLAEIIRSLSSRLSHAAPPAATAAYAQTRADVLDDDVVVDQIQVEGQYEQRDEGSDGGRDEAKDEGRDGIEDHEGKAASVTGDGEDSSGEFIALRADAADGADNAARTGEHHARFGETPPRLPVDTGVGPAYAAGHRLAASRSGDTDADAAAHNAPTGASPMVRPIGEPDRESVTSGGAAHEPSRRLIDSDD is encoded by the coding sequence TTGCGCAAAGCACGCGGCTGGTCGCAGGAGAAGCTTGCGCTCGAGAGCGGTCTGGCACGCTCGTATGTCAGCGGCATCGAGCGTGGCCGACGCAACGTCGCGCTCGTCAACATCTGTGTGCTGGCCGATACGTTGGGTGTGCCAACGTCCGAGATGCTGCGATTTGCGCAGAGCGCGTCGAGCGCCACCGACGCCACCGATGCCGCCATACCCGACGAGCGCACGCCGCTGCCGCAAATCAGTCGCTCCCTGTGCAAGCTCGAAAACCGAGATCAGCTCTGGCTTGCAGAGATCATCCGCAGCCTCAGTTCCCGGTTGAGTCATGCCGCGCCACCGGCCGCAACCGCCGCCTATGCCCAAACCCGCGCCGATGTGCTCGACGACGATGTCGTCGTCGATCAAATTCAAGTTGAGGGGCAATACGAGCAGCGAGATGAGGGAAGCGACGGGGGAAGAGACGAAGCAAAAGACGAAGGCCGCGACGGCATCGAAGACCACGAAGGGAAGGCAGCGAGTGTGACCGGCGACGGCGAGGACTCAAGTGGTGAATTCATCGCGCTGCGTGCGGATGCCGCAGACGGTGCCGACAATGCCGCCCGGACGGGTGAGCACCACGCCCGCTTCGGCGAAACCCCGCCTCGTCTTCCGGTTGACACCGGCGTCGGGCCCGCCTATGCGGCAGGTCACCGACTCGCCGCATCGCGTTCCGGAGATACCGATGCCGACGCAGCGGCGCACAACGCGCCCACCGGCGCATCGCCGATGGTGCGCCCGATCGGCGAACCGGATCGCGAGTCCGTAACCTCGGGCGGTGCGGCCCACGAACCGTCGAGACGCCTGATCGACAGCGACGACTAA